The Molothrus aeneus isolate 106 chromosome 9, BPBGC_Maene_1.0, whole genome shotgun sequence region CAGCTCCAGCTGAAGCTCCTGGGAATTGCTGCCTGTGCCTCAGGTGAGATTTGCTGTTAGGAACCAAAAGGAGCCCAAAACCAACCTTTGGAAAAGGCAACAGCATGGATGAaagcctggaaaagcaggagagcagTACAGTTCTCCAAGTTCAGACATTTCTGGGAGaaaggcagggagcagaggccgggggagctggggcagcccctggatccctggcaatgcccaaggccaggctggacagggcttggagcacctgggacagagggaggtgtccctgccatggcaggggtggcactgggggggatttaaggtcccttgtTACTCCTGTCACCTCAGGGAAGGGGGGAAGGACAAGGGCAGCTCTCCCCCaccacaggcagcacagagcccagcccccgAGGGAAACAAACCCTGAACCCAAGGAGAGCACAGCACATCCCAAAAGCAACCACAGAAACCCAAGGTCAACGAGCCAAGTATCTGGAaagaagcaggagcagctccacgGGGCCTCCTGGGCACTTCCCTCTGCAGACAAGTGTTTGCTGTGCAATCGCCAACGGCGGCGTCCAGAAAATCTGAACCCAAACTTCCCATTTCCTGATCCAAGATGCTGCAGAaatgagctgggagctggctgcTTGCATGACATCCCTCCCCAAAAGCAGCACGTGGGTTTGACATGGAGCCTGGGAACACAGCACACGGCCCATGGCTGGAAGGGCTCTGtttctgctcttccctgtgAGCCCAAGCGAGAGAATTCCTTTTACGTTCATCTGTCCTCATGGAAGCCTGGAAGAGGAGAAGAGATAAATGATTATAAATGATTAACATCATCTAAATAGAATTCCTTCATTCTGAGAGCCTTTATGACACACTCCCTTGGGAAATACTCCCAGCTGAAATGGAATTCTGCTCCGTTCCTCACACATCTCCCATGGCTCTTGTCAAACACACGAGGCATTAAAAGTCAGCAGTAACAATGCCAATAATGGTGCCCTGGTGAGAACCCAACTGGCAGCTTGGAAATGCAGGCAGACAGGGAAATACTGGAAAAACCCACCCTAAGGGGTAAActttccttcccaaatcctgcagctgctctggataAAGATCCATCAGGGTGCGATGTGTGTGAAAAATGGGGtttgcaagagaagaaaaatggattttcagtGGTGTTTAAAGAGCTCGAAATGATGGCTGAAAACGTGGGGGGAATTTCGAttgctgccctggcccagcattCCAGGAGGCGGCTGGTGGAACActgtgggacacaggggggaTTGCTGGGTgcttgtgcagggccagcagcctcactggatgatccctgtgcGTCCCTCCAGCTctggatattccatgattctgtcaGGCTGCCAGGGCGGGAGCCACGGCTCCAACTCCATTTCCCAACATCCTTTAGAAAGACAGGAGATAATCAATATTTTCCTACTGATTAGATGATAACAGGGAGATGATAAAAGGGAggaataaaaaatgcatttgtcaGTCAGCtactgcacacagcagcagataaaatGATTACCGAGCACTCGTGGGGCTCAGGCTCATTCCAGTGATTCATGGGGATGTTGGGAAGCCGTGCTGGGACTGAAGGGCATCTGGAGTTTGTGCCTTGGAGTCCACTCAATCCATGAATACGTGGGATGGGAGCTGtgactcccagccctgctcagccctgcagcagcagcagctgcaccccAATTGCTGTGTCCAGGGCCAGTGGCACAGAGAGGAGCAGTGCCCAAGCCCCCGGAGTGGCCCTGGATTGGGAATTGTGAGCTCAGCACTCCTGGATGCCCAGTTCCTCTCCTGGTGACACAGAGTGCAGTGACAGAAGTTTCCTGTAAATGAAAGACGGAGTTTCTAAGAACTCTTCTGACTAATGTGGCTCAGTCTTGGCTGGAGGACACAAACCCTTCATCAAACACAGTGAGAAATGCCAGAGAATGCTCAAATCCAGGGAATgtgaggctgggagggagcaggctGACCCCAGCACTCAGaatgctggggctgggagccaggcCCTGCCTCGGGCTTAGCTGGGCTGGATTCAAGGCTTAGTGCTGGTCCTTTGTTTCCCAAGGACAAAGGAATCCTCAGCCAACACGAGGGACTGGGGCCTCAGCATGGAAACCGAATTGCCCTGGAAGTGCAGTGAATCTGAATCCAATCTGCAACACCAAATCCAAGGAAAAACACATCCTCTGGGTTTCAGAAAGATGGAATAAGGGAAATACAACCCAGACCTGGGatcagcccagagcaggggcacagggTGGCTCCAGAGCTGTCATGAAGCAGCAGATACTGAAACATCCCAGAGGATTCTCGCCTGCTCAGAGggatggaatcatggaatatcctgagctggatcccacagggatcatccagtccaaggcctggccctgcacagacaccccaatgctgccaccctgtgcctgagcatGGTCCAAGCAGTTCCTGAGCTCTGGCAGGTCTGGGAAGGTGCATAAACTCTGCCCAATCGGTGGATCAGGAGCTCACTGCACTCTCCCACAAGCTCCCTTCACGGAGACCAGGTCCTGGCAGGTCCAAGCTCAGAGGCAGCCTCAGGCTGATATCCCACGGGTCAAGAAAATCATGGAGCAACTCATTGAGAAGTTCCCTGCTGGCAGAGAATATCTGTCCTCGCCCCACGTGAATGGGACGAGGGaatccagggcagcaggaggctgaggaaGCACAGCAGCTTCTCATTCCATGGCAGATGTTCCTGGGACACAAAGcagaccctgctgctccccacagaccaggcagcagctccagggcacagcaggggctgggctgcctggaaAATCACCTGGATCTGAGGGACTTCCcatggaggggctccaggagctgaCCCGCTGTAACCAGGGACCCACCCTCTGCAGGGACAAGGGAAAAGGGGCAGTGGCTGCACACGGACACTGGGCAGGGTCCGATGGGACCCTGGGCAGGAATTGCTCCTGGCAGGGCGGGCAGGCCCTGGAATagaattcccagagctgctggggctgcccctggagccctggcagtgcccaagaccaggctggacactggggctggagcagcctgggacagtgggaggtgtccctgccatggcagggctggcactgggtgggctctgaggtcccttccaacacaacccagtctgggatgctgtgggatgagGAGGGCTGGGTGGGAACACCTTCACTTGGGTTTAGTCAGGATTTAATCCCTCTGTGCAATGAAGGTTATTCTGGGTGTGGCCAGTACAGAATTgtcctgcctcagctccattcccctcctgccttcccacaGGAAAATCCCAACAGCTCCAGGGTCACTCCATCCCCTGATTTTGAACACAAGGAGCACGTGCACAAGGGAATAtaagcaaggaaaggaaaagcaggttttaattaaaagaattcCAATCGTTCCCACAGCACATGATTTTTTCAAATGATAAAGATTCTGCTTTAGAGAGTTATGATTTGCCAGGTGTTGGATTTCACTTCATCTCCAATGCTGCATCAAGATAAGGAAAAGCatcaagagaaggaaaagattttaAGCAAATCTCCAACCTAATTAAAATAGATCTGAGCTCCATCAAGTTTTTGAGCTGAGCTGGTGGGTGAGAAGAGAATGAGAGCAGTGAGAGgaagcagcccctgtgccccaaaccctgcaggagcagggggagcactgagctctgctgggagaactgggatcACATTCCTGGGTGCCCACGGCTGCTCCcgcacagctcctggctccagggagagcccaggctgtgcccagcacaccctgcacagcctgggagaGTCCCAGGAACCcaggctggaattcccaaaggcaaagcaaGAGTGGTTTGGTTTTCCGTGTCCTCGTCCACAGCCATGTCCAGTTCCAAGGTCCTTTTTGACCCTCAAAGTTTATGCAAactgcaggaaggaaagggaggggTCAGTGTGCTCTGCCCCTCTATCAACCACacatttttatctccttttcaTAAATTAGAGTCGCATTTCAGCCTTTGATTCTCCTGAACCCATGGGGAACTGTGCCTGGGacaccccagctgctcctgaacCCATGGGGAAATGTGCCTGGGacaccaaagctgctcctgaACCCATGGGGAACTGtgcctgggacaccccaaaccccaattgCTCCTGAATCCATGGGGAACTGTGCCTGGGACACCCCAATTGCTCCTGAACCCATGGGGAACTGTGCCTGGGacaccccagctgctcctgaacCCATGGGGAACTGTGCCTGGGACACCCCAATTGCTCCTGAATCCATGGGGAACTGTGCCTGGGACACCCCAATTGCTCCTGAACCCATGGGGAACTGTGCCTGGGacaccccagctgctcctgaacCCATGGGGAACTgtgcctgagcagggctgcaaaCAGGGAAtctttccctccccagcccagggtccatctgggaggagctgagggctcagcccctgggaaaggctgggtgGGGATGATTTTTGGAGGGGAACTCCCCACTCACCGCAGCCTTCAGGGCCTGGTCCAGGTCTGCCAGCaaatcctcctcatcctccagccCCACCGAGAGGCGGATCAAGGTGTCGGTGATTCCCAGagcttccctttcctcctcagACATTGATTCGTAGATCATGGTGGCCCTGAAaggacaaaaagacaaaaaccatTTTATCCCAAGAATTTGGGACTTGTATTGGTAAAACCACCCAGCTGGTTCCCTGCCAGCACCCCTGAAGTGGCAGCAGGATCTGACACCTCCTCTGTGCCACCCGTGTGACCCCACGGATGCAaagagctcctggcagcagtTCCTGGAAATGGTGGGAATGCTGACAAGTCAGGGAATTGCATCTCCAGCTCGTATTTGCAGGACACAAATGATTGACAAGAAGTGGATACCAAAAAGTCTGGACAAAGGAGAAAATCCTACTCCTCTTCCTTCCAGAGCTGTTCTTTTATTCTGCAGAAGCTCTGTAGGCTCTGCACGTGGGGAATGTGCAACCTCCAGTACAAAATCTCCTGGTTTCATTTTTGGTTTCTCAGATCCCTTCTCAAACTGCCCCAAAGAACTCTGGGGGGTTTATTCTCTCCAGCTACAGAGGACACAGGCAAGAAGGGATTTCCCCATGTGCTGTCACTGGCACCAGTTCctttcagctgctggaggggttCAACATTTGCTGTGAAATCAGTAAGTGAAATGATTTAACATTTAAATACAGTCATTCATTTCCATGGGCCTTTTCAAAAAGCAAGCTGGCTTTGAGTGAAATAATGCAATTCCATGAAGATGCTGTTTTGAGCAGTTTAAAAGGCCCCAGGAGGCCCTGCCAGGGACCAGAGGCAGCTGGGTGCACACAGTGACCGTGCCCCTTGtgtgagcagggagcagggcattCCTCCATCcaagctgctcctcatcccaacactctgcagctcctgggattgTCTTCATGGACACCAACTGTGCCTCAGCCCTCCAGGCAAAGTTCCTCTATCTCTGCCCTCCCACAGGATTCCCTCCCTCTGCAATCTTCCCTGGCTTTGTGCTGCACAACAGTCCCTGAGTTCAGCTAAaggcaaaacagcaaaacagcttGGAGGGCTGGGAAATTGTGGGAATTTAGTGGTGCTCTGCAGCTTTGGGAGGCTCTGAGGATGGGAGGATGAACTTACGGATGCGCTGCCAGGCTCTCGAAGCCGCCCACGCTAAGGCCCAGAGTGAACACCTgtgggagaaagggaaggaggtTATGGATTCATGGACAGAGACCTCACAGAATCAGGGAATTTCCTGAGTTGGAGGTGCCCACAGGGATCACTgatccagcccctggccctgcacagactccccaacaatcccaccctgagcatccctggcagagctgcccaaaccctcctggagctccagcagcctcagggctgggaCCTCTTCAGGGACATTGAGGAAAATGGAAAGTTTAGGGACTTTTCTTCCCCTCAAGTTTTTCTATAATAACTTCCATATGATAAGTTGTATTAGCTGTAATTAGGGAACAAAGTGCACATCTTGCAGGGAAGCGCTAAGATTGAAAACAGACTCATcctgcccctggatcccaggGAGTGTCCTTGGTTGGACCCAGCCAAGcattcccagagccaggggctCCCTCAGTGCCTTTCCCCCTGAGGGCACTTTGCAAtattccagcagagctgcaccagccccagctcccagccctgcaggaagccctttgccagcagcagctcctgggctgagctggacACGCCTCACCCTGGgagcaaacacacaaacactcCCAGGGGGATGAGGGGACCCTTTGTTCCCTCTCATTAACCCCATGGACAAATTATCCTTGATTTATAGTGGGATTATGGGACACACCCAAAGGATTGGCAAGAAAAGCCACCCCACCCTCCCCTCAGCAGGGCAGATTCAGCTCCCTCTGAGGGTGACTTTATTGTCTTTACCTTCAGGTTCCTGAAAAAGGCaaaggcattttcttttttccctttgatgtAGAAGCTGACTATCCCAGAACAGCCTGTGCACTGCTTCTTCACCACCTCATACTCAGGGTGGGAAGGCAGCCCTGGAATGGAGAGAGTTGGGagaattcccagagaattccagtgcagagctggggcagctcagcctCACCCAGCCGCAGCCACGGGGCACCAcagctcccaaatccctgccctgggatgctCCCCAGTCCCTGCCCACGCACCTGGGTAAAGGACCTCCTCCACCCTGGGATGGCGATCCAGGAACTGCGCCACAGCCAGGCCGTTGTGGAAGTGCAGCTTCATCCGGATGTGCAGAGTCTTGAGCCCCCGGTTGCAGAGGAAGCAGTCAAAGGGGGAGGGAACAGCTCCCAGGTCTGTGGGAATGGGAGCAGAATCCCACAGAATCCCACAGCAACACTGGTGTTCTGCATTCAGCAAAGCCAAACACAGCCTCACCTCCAGCATTCCCCACCTTGGCACAAGTGGGAAGACACTCAAGGCAATCTCTGATCCTCGTCTCCCACACTGGGCAGCCAGTTAATGAGCCCAATTAACAGGCTCAGGCCTCAAGGATTACATTTATTGGGCACAGTGCACCCTCAGtgcagagggcacagccctggacaGGAATTTATTCCTGGCAATGAAGAGGCCGGAAAATTGCTGGAATGATCCGAGGTAAGAAAATTCTGCATTGGGCACACCCTGAAGGGTGAGGGAGTTTCAAAGCCCCCCAGCTGCAGGTGGCACCTCAGGGGTTTCAGGATGGGCCCCAGTGCTCTCCTGAAGTGCTCAGGAAGTGGAGATCAATGGCTCTCATTTTATGGACTATTTTATTgagctttcccagctctgttaaTTTACATTCCAGGCAGATTTCCCACTTGTGTGCATGcccaccctccccagcaggagctctggatGTGAACAGGATTCCTGTCAGGAATCCCCTGTCTGGACTTACACTTCTGCAGGAATTTCAGCCTCTCATAGAGATCATAATCGTTGACAGAGACCAGGCCCATGAGGACATCACTGTGCCCTGCAAATGACAGGGGACAAGAATGGGATCAGCCACTCCAGGGTCCTGCCACAAGCCCCAAGTGTAAATAAAGCccctgggacacctcccaccaccccaggctgctccaaccccagtgtccaacctggccttgggcactgccagggatccaggggcctccccaccctcccagacaggaattccttcccaatctccctccatccctgccctaaGGATGTCCTGAACTCTCACACTCACCATTCACGTATTTGGTTGCAGAAGTCATACAAATATCAGCCCCCAGGGACAAGGGACgctgaaaggaaaggaaaatgacatCATAATTCAAGTTTGGGTTCATTCCCAGCCATTccaaagggctctgagctcaCACAGGATAAACAAGGggagaaacaaacacaaaaacctgAGGATGACAATAGAACATGTGCTAAAGGCAGCAGTACAGGCAGGCACTCTGAATTCAAGGAAAGCAcaagaaaatgggatttaaaaGCACTGCTCCAACTCCCAcaggctccagggagagaaGAGATTGAGCACATCCAACACACAGtgcacagctgggaaaaaatagttctgcagctcagctgaggcAGGGACACACCATGGCATGGACCCCAGAAAGGGCATTTCCATGGGAAATGAAGgactccagctgcagagcaaaagAATTGCTGTGCTTTCCAGCTGTTGAGATCCTGCCCTGGAGGAGCTGAGAACATCAGCAAAGGAGGCTCCTTTGGCAGCTCTCTctcccctcagctcccagctctgtgcccaggagcCTCCTGAGGTGAGACAAACCAGCACGTGGATGGGCAAGAggtgctgagcagtgccagaTTTTTAATCACTCACTAATTAAGGCACTTTGCACATGGTATCAACACATTCTAAAGAGTGAGGGGCATCACTGTTAAAACTTAACAAAGCAGGCAGATTCCAGCCCATAGTGAGAGCAACAATGCTTGGAGGTTCATTAAGTTTTATAAATGCTTCAGAATATGAAGCATTTATAAAACTTAAATCTCTTCACTTCATGTCTTCCAGTTATCAGTACAGCAAAGTTCTGGCAGTTGTTATGAAGAAAGTTATAAACTTCTGAGTCATATATTCAGCAAAATAGTGAAGAAAAAGGTAAAGTGGATGTCTCCAAAAAAGACTGAACAAAGTTTACTCAGTTTTAGTTTTTCTTCCACTACCTTCTGGTTTTTACATTTGTGGCTCAGAACCGCATCTGCAGAAGAATTGATGTAAAAAGGCCAAAGTGAGGGAACACTTTGTAACTGTTCTGGTTTCCATCAGGAAGAACAGAATTCCATCATTCCTGGAGGACAGACACCCCCTGCCCCCTTCactgcagcacctgggctggggctgaacCAGAGCAGGTGATTTTACAAGGCAGAGACCAAAACGGCAGTTCCTTGGTGGTGCTTTCCTTCCCACAAGGGATCTCCAGCCCcactgggacaggtgacagTCCTGTCCTTTTCCCACACACCTGGAAATATGGAGACATGAAGCTGTtgtccacagccagcagcacccccgGGTGCCTGTGCACGATATCTGCGCAGGCTTCGATGTCGATCACCTTCAGCGTGGGGTTCGTGGGGGTCTCGAGCCAAACCAGCTgcacaaacccaacaa contains the following coding sequences:
- the LOC136560251 gene encoding cystathionine gamma-lyase-like, with product MSCCKRCRYLPSFPRFATNAIHYGQEPELWSSWAVVPPITLSTTFKQEEPQKNKGYEYTRFRNPNRDCLEKVMTALDGAKYSLAYSSGMAAILNICHLLKTGDSIICMDDVYGGTIELFNKIKDDYNLKVVYVDCRNLSLLEDTIKENPTTRLVWLETPTNPTLKVIDIEACADIVHRHPGVLLAVDNSFMSPYFQRPLSLGADICMTSATKYVNGHSDVLMGLVSVNDYDLYERLKFLQKYLGAVPSPFDCFLCNRGLKTLHIRMKLHFHNGLAVAQFLDRHPRVEEVLYPGLPSHPEYEVVKKQCTGCSGIVSFYIKGKKENAFAFFRNLKVFTLGLSVGGFESLAAHPATMIYESMSEEEREALGITDTLIRLSVGLEDEEDLLADLDQALKAAFA